The window ACTCCATCCATCACGCCATAGCCCACATCCTCCTCGCCAAACTCTACAGAAAGCCCATCGCGCCAAACCACGCCGACCGCTACCGCCGTCACGTCTCCTCCGAAGCCATCTCTCGCCAGGCCGAACACATCCGCCAAACCCGCGGCCGCAAGCGCCTCTCAACCCCCAACGGCCATCACTACGATCTCAACGAGGTCTTCGAGTCCCTCAACACCCGCTTCTTCCACGGTCTCCTCGGTCGTCCCACCCTCACATGGAGCGCCCACCATGCCCGCCGCATGCTCGGCCATTACGATGCAGCGCACAACACCATCGTCGTCTCCCGCGTCTTCGACCGCCCCGACACCCCCCGCTGCGCCATCGAGTACCTCCTCTACCACGAGATGCTCCACCTCAAGCACCCCGTCCGCGTC is drawn from Edaphobacter lichenicola and contains these coding sequences:
- a CDS encoding M48 family metalloprotease is translated as MLGHYDAAHNTIVVSRVFDRPDTPRCAIEYLLYHEMLHLKHPVRVKAGRRCVHSREFQAEERLFPELEAAKAYLKRL